In the genome of Triticum urartu cultivar G1812 chromosome 5, Tu2.1, whole genome shotgun sequence, one region contains:
- the LOC125556570 gene encoding uncharacterized protein LOC125556570 — protein MFASSLNDPMKKKTILTKAITARGRAPPPPSADPVIHIDGKAASHALNMFDEMAGSQNVSYTYTEMLAESTVNLSAPLGDFDASYVEVDAEVNDENEDDDEVQEIEEADYDARVGRNGNYTETEDVKAWENISLDSIAGKGSNL, from the exons ATGTTTGCTTCAAGTCTTAATGATCCCATGAAAAAAAAAACAATCTTAACGAAGGCGATCACGGCAAGGGGTCGGGCTCCTCCTCCGCCTTCGGCCGACCCCGTCATCCACATTGACGGCAAAGCGGCCAGCCACGCCCTAAACATGTTCGATGAAATGGCCGGGAG CCAAAATGTGTCCTACACATATACAGAGATGTTGGCCGAGAGCACGGTGAATTTGAGTGCCCCCCTTGGCGATTTCGATGCATCATACGTCGAGGTCGACGCGGAGGTGAATGATGAGaatgaagatgatgatgaagtGCAAGAGATCGAGGAGGCCGACTATGATGCTAGGGTGGGGAGGAACGGTAACTACACGGAGACGGAGGATGTTAAAGCATGGGAAAACATCTCTCTTGACTCCATTGCTGGCAAAGGATCAAACCTATGA